One region of Mucilaginibacter sp. 14171R-50 genomic DNA includes:
- a CDS encoding glycosyltransferase family protein, giving the protein MKILFGIQGTGNGHISRAREIVPLLQQYGDVDLLVSGTEAEVSLSQPLKYRFHGFSFVFGKKGGVDNWATFKIMNLRQLWKDMHSIPLNQYDLIINDFEPVSAWACRLQKVPSVSLSHQCSFISKKTPRPAKWNYAEWLFKYYSPTTHHIGFHFERYDDFIHTPVIRSDIRNMVTSNLGHYTVYLPAYGDKTLIKHLKETGAEWHIFSKRTKTAYKEGNVNVFPIDNEAFNNSLASCAGLLTGGGFEGPAEALFLGKKVLMIPMRGQYEQQCNALSASKLGVEVVYSINHDFVYRIKQWLADDRRIVVDFPDETAQIVDKMVKQYARQ; this is encoded by the coding sequence ATGAAAATATTGTTTGGTATACAGGGTACAGGGAATGGCCACATCAGCCGCGCCCGCGAAATTGTGCCCCTGTTGCAACAATATGGCGACGTTGACTTACTGGTAAGCGGTACCGAGGCCGAGGTAAGCCTAAGCCAGCCGCTTAAGTACCGTTTTCATGGCTTTAGCTTTGTATTTGGCAAAAAAGGCGGGGTTGATAACTGGGCTACCTTTAAGATCATGAACCTACGCCAGCTTTGGAAAGATATGCACAGCATCCCCCTAAACCAGTATGATCTGATCATTAACGATTTTGAGCCCGTTAGCGCCTGGGCTTGCCGCCTGCAAAAAGTGCCGTCGGTGTCGCTAAGCCACCAATGTTCGTTCATTTCAAAAAAAACCCCACGCCCGGCTAAATGGAATTACGCCGAATGGCTGTTTAAGTATTATTCGCCAACCACGCATCATATCGGTTTTCATTTTGAGCGGTACGACGATTTTATACACACACCGGTCATTCGCAGCGATATACGCAACATGGTAACCAGCAACCTGGGCCATTATACCGTTTACTTGCCGGCATACGGCGATAAAACGCTGATAAAGCATTTAAAAGAAACCGGTGCTGAGTGGCATATATTTAGCAAGCGTACAAAAACCGCGTATAAAGAGGGCAACGTAAATGTTTTTCCGATAGATAATGAGGCCTTTAATAATAGCCTTGCCAGTTGCGCCGGCCTGCTAACCGGCGGTGGTTTTGAAGGCCCTGCGGAGGCTCTGTTTCTGGGAAAAAAGGTGTTGATGATACCTATGCGCGGTCAGTACGAGCAGCAATGCAACGCCCTGTCGGCCTCTAAACTGGGAGTTGAAGTGGTGTACAGCATCAACCACGATTTTGTATACCGCATTAAACAATGGCTGGCCGATGACCGCCGCATTGTGGTCGATTTCCCGGACGAGACCGCCCAGATAGTAGATAAAATGGTGAAGCAATACGCAAGGCAATAA
- a CDS encoding DUF6427 family protein, which yields MISIFKVFNPLNVLWLAILLFILRIGYIAQVPDKLEFIFVEPFARLLVPVSYEYAFSPAANIFLAAVIILSQALLLNYLVNRFNLLGKPTFLPSLMYVTLTSLFTPFMVLSAPLICNFLVIWMLFKLFSFYKGDDAKSTAYDLGMIVAIGSIIYLPYIYLFLSIWIALIIFKPFNWREWVSGILGYLTIFFFFAVFYYLNNKLGSFYHIWAPLGTKFPNRININHYNYLVLVPVLLLLGMYFFKLQQNYYKSYVQVRKSFQLLFFIFLIGALSFYVKSEFNLNHFLLCAVPVAVFLSYYFISANIRWMYETLYLLLLISIIYFQFNTF from the coding sequence ATGATCAGTATTTTTAAGGTATTTAATCCGCTTAACGTTTTATGGCTGGCTATTTTATTGTTCATCCTCCGTATTGGTTACATAGCACAGGTACCTGATAAACTCGAATTTATTTTTGTTGAACCGTTTGCCCGCCTGCTGGTACCGGTATCTTATGAGTACGCGTTTTCGCCGGCAGCGAATATTTTTTTAGCGGCGGTTATCATATTATCGCAGGCGCTGTTACTTAATTACCTGGTAAACCGGTTTAACTTATTGGGCAAGCCAACATTTTTACCATCGCTGATGTATGTAACGCTAACATCCTTGTTTACGCCATTTATGGTGCTTAGCGCGCCGCTTATCTGCAATTTTTTGGTGATATGGATGCTGTTCAAACTTTTCAGCTTTTATAAAGGCGATGATGCAAAATCCACCGCTTATGATCTTGGCATGATCGTAGCAATTGGTTCAATTATTTACCTTCCTTATATATACTTGTTCTTATCCATTTGGATAGCGCTTATCATATTTAAGCCCTTTAACTGGCGCGAATGGGTATCAGGCATATTAGGTTACCTCACCATCTTCTTTTTCTTCGCGGTATTTTATTACCTCAACAACAAACTGGGCAGCTTTTACCATATATGGGCCCCCCTTGGCACCAAATTCCCTAACCGTATCAATATCAATCATTACAACTACCTGGTATTGGTGCCGGTATTGCTGCTTTTGGGCATGTATTTTTTTAAATTACAGCAAAATTATTATAAAAGCTATGTGCAGGTACGCAAGTCGTTTCAGCTGCTGTTTTTTATTTTTTTGATCGGCGCGTTATCGTTTTACGTAAAATCTGAATTTAACCTCAATCATTTTTTATTGTGCGCCGTACCGGTAGCGGTATTTTTGTCTTATTATTTCATCAGCGCCAACATCAGGTGGATGTACGAAACCTTGTATTTATTGCTGCTTATCAGTATCATATATTTTCAGTTTAACACTTTTTAA
- the purQ gene encoding phosphoribosylformylglycinamidine synthase subunit PurQ has protein sequence MKFGVVIFPGSNCDEDIIHVLEKVMGQQVVRLWHKDHDLQGAEFIVLPGGFSFGDYLRSGAIARFSPIMQEVIQFAAKGGKVLGICNGFQILTEAGLLPGALLHNKNRKFICRNIHMKAQTQNSLVTQLIDPQRALKIPLAHGEGNYFADADVLKAINDNDQVLFRYCDESGNVTDESNPNGSIENIAGVTNAGRNVFGFMPHPERAAESIVGNQDGLAIFESILSLAKA, from the coding sequence ATGAAATTCGGTGTAGTAATATTTCCAGGCTCCAATTGTGATGAAGATATCATCCACGTTCTTGAAAAGGTAATGGGCCAACAGGTAGTGCGTTTATGGCATAAAGACCATGATCTGCAGGGTGCTGAGTTTATTGTTTTGCCGGGCGGCTTCTCTTTCGGCGATTACCTGCGTTCGGGCGCAATTGCCCGCTTCTCGCCTATTATGCAGGAAGTAATACAATTTGCGGCAAAGGGCGGCAAAGTATTGGGCATTTGCAATGGTTTTCAGATCCTTACAGAAGCAGGGCTTTTGCCGGGCGCGCTGTTGCATAATAAAAACCGCAAATTTATTTGCCGCAACATCCACATGAAAGCGCAAACCCAAAACTCGCTTGTTACGCAGTTAATTGACCCGCAACGCGCGTTAAAAATACCTTTGGCGCATGGCGAGGGTAATTATTTTGCAGATGCTGATGTATTAAAGGCCATAAATGATAACGACCAGGTGCTGTTCCGTTATTGCGACGAGTCGGGTAATGTTACGGACGAAAGCAACCCTAACGGCTCTATCGAAAATATTGCCGGGGTAACCAACGCGGGGCGTAATGTATTTGGCTTTATGCCACACCCAGAGCGCGCGGCAGAAAGCATTGTGGGTAACCAGGATGGCCTTGCCATTTTTGAATCTATACTGTCACTGGCAAAAGCCTGA
- a CDS encoding type III pantothenate kinase, which produces MLNLVIDIGNTFTKVAVFNNDNLLKVQQYQQPVQEDLDAFLTDHKIDKVIISSVKTETQPWQTILSNTLPVLYFNSNITAGINNHYKTPATLGTDRLAAVIGAHHLYQGANNIVIGGGTCITYDFIDAGANYFGGSISPGLNMRYKAVNHYTAALPLLKADENFTAAYGNDTASAIVSGVQNGIKYELEGFINNYINTAAGYNIILSGGDSIFFDTLLKNSIFAPYIKIEPYLVLKGLNAAIQQHND; this is translated from the coding sequence ATGCTTAACCTGGTTATTGATATTGGAAACACGTTTACCAAGGTAGCCGTTTTTAATAACGACAACCTGCTTAAAGTACAACAATACCAACAACCCGTACAGGAGGACCTGGATGCTTTTTTAACCGACCATAAAATAGACAAGGTTATTATATCATCTGTAAAAACAGAAACACAACCCTGGCAAACCATACTTAGCAATACGTTGCCGGTATTATATTTTAACAGCAATATAACAGCGGGTATTAATAATCATTATAAAACACCCGCTACCCTGGGCACCGACAGGCTGGCGGCGGTAATAGGCGCACACCATTTATATCAGGGTGCAAACAACATTGTTATAGGCGGGGGTACCTGTATCACTTACGATTTTATTGACGCCGGCGCAAATTATTTTGGCGGCAGTATATCACCGGGTTTAAATATGCGTTATAAAGCCGTTAACCATTATACCGCTGCGCTGCCGTTACTTAAAGCAGATGAAAATTTTACAGCGGCCTATGGCAATGATACCGCATCGGCAATAGTATCGGGGGTACAAAACGGAATAAAATACGAACTGGAAGGCTTTATTAATAATTACATAAATACAGCGGCAGGGTACAACATTATACTAAGCGGGGGCGACAGTATTTTTTTTGATACTCTATTGAAAAATAGCATCTTTGCCCCCTATATTAAAATTGAGCCTTACCTGGTTCTTAAAGGATTAAACGCAGCTATACAACAGCATAATGATTAA